The Candidatus Binatia bacterium genome has a segment encoding these proteins:
- a CDS encoding DUF1330 domain-containing protein, with the protein MVVEIKIKDQDVYDDYMRRVPAVIERYKGEYVVRSSRVTPVAGGWAPDRIVVIRFDSLAELAACFGSPEYRALAVLRERSTSTRSIVVEE; encoded by the coding sequence ATGGTTGTCGAGATCAAGATCAAGGACCAGGATGTCTACGACGACTACATGCGCCGGGTCCCGGCGGTCATTGAGCGGTACAAGGGCGAGTACGTGGTGAGGAGTAGCAGGGTTACCCCGGTCGCAGGCGGTTGGGCGCCGGATCGCATCGTCGTGATAAGGTTCGACAGCCTCGCCGAGCTCGCGGCGTGCTTTGGTTCTCCCGAGTACCGGGCGCTCGCCGTCCTGCGCGAGCGCTCGACGTCGACGCGTTCGATCGTCGTTGAAGAGTAG
- a CDS encoding adenosylcobalamin-dependent ribonucleoside-diphosphate reductase, with protein sequence MTRAARTAPDFSDHARTILRERYLRRDENGALAEDSDGMLQRVAVAIAAPAAAFGDDRAFWEARFFERLARFEFLPNSPTLMNAGLPDGQLAACFVLPVEDDLDAIFGALARMARIHQSGGGTGFSFSRLRPSDDHVRSTGGRTSGPVSFMDLFDRTTAVIRAGGRRRGANMGVLRVDHPDIEAFVAAKQTPGRLENFNLSVGITDAFMAAVDAGSAFPLRNPRTGRTVRSINASMLFETIATAAWTNGDPGLLFLDEINRHNPTPGLGAIEATNPCGEQPLLPYESCVLASINLAACTTDEDIDWERLAAVAQDAVVFLDNVIEATGHPAEEIRAATLRTRKIGLGVMGLADALARLGIPYDCDEALALGEKLAAFITRTARAKSNELGVRRGSFPAFAASVWPQRGHTHLRNATTTCVAPTGTISLLAGVASGIEPYFALAVARRVLDGTVLTDVLPAIDRALDALGDASEPARQHILAHGSIGKLAALPAALRRRYPIALEIAPERHVRMQAAFQAHMDAAVSKTVNLPAEAPLSAVRGVFRLAHRLRLKGITVYRYGTRPGQTLSLVHGNTRHDCRECAE encoded by the coding sequence TTGACCAGGGCAGCGCGAACAGCTCCCGACTTTTCGGACCACGCACGTACGATCCTGCGCGAGCGCTATCTGCGGCGCGACGAAAACGGTGCGCTGGCGGAAGACTCGGACGGCATGCTGCAGCGGGTCGCCGTGGCCATCGCCGCACCCGCCGCCGCTTTCGGCGACGATCGCGCCTTCTGGGAGGCGCGATTCTTCGAGCGCCTCGCACGTTTCGAGTTCCTGCCGAATTCGCCCACCCTCATGAACGCCGGTCTTCCCGACGGACAACTGGCGGCCTGCTTCGTGCTGCCGGTCGAAGACGACCTCGACGCCATCTTCGGCGCGCTGGCGCGCATGGCGCGCATCCATCAGAGCGGCGGCGGCACCGGTTTTTCGTTCAGTCGCCTGCGCCCGTCCGACGACCACGTGCGCTCGACCGGCGGCCGCACGTCGGGCCCCGTTTCGTTCATGGATCTGTTCGACCGCACCACGGCGGTGATTCGCGCCGGCGGCCGCCGGCGCGGCGCCAACATGGGAGTCCTGCGGGTCGACCACCCGGACATCGAGGCCTTCGTCGCCGCCAAGCAGACCCCCGGACGGCTGGAGAACTTCAATCTATCGGTCGGCATTACCGACGCGTTCATGGCGGCGGTCGACGCCGGCAGTGCGTTTCCCTTGCGCAACCCGCGCACCGGGCGAACGGTGCGCAGCATCAACGCCAGCATGCTCTTCGAGACTATCGCCACCGCGGCATGGACCAACGGCGATCCGGGCCTCTTGTTTCTCGACGAGATCAACCGCCACAACCCGACACCCGGGCTGGGCGCCATCGAGGCTACCAACCCCTGCGGGGAGCAACCGCTGCTTCCGTACGAATCGTGCGTCCTCGCTTCCATCAACCTCGCCGCGTGTACCACCGACGAGGACATCGACTGGGAAAGGCTCGCTGCCGTCGCGCAGGACGCGGTGGTGTTCCTCGACAACGTGATCGAGGCCACCGGCCATCCTGCGGAGGAGATCCGCGCAGCGACGCTGCGGACCCGCAAGATCGGCCTCGGGGTCATGGGGCTCGCCGACGCGCTGGCGCGGCTCGGTATCCCTTACGACTGCGACGAAGCGCTGGCGCTCGGGGAAAAGCTGGCGGCCTTCATAACCCGGACAGCCCGGGCCAAGTCCAACGAACTTGGCGTTCGCCGCGGCTCTTTCCCGGCGTTTGCCGCCAGCGTGTGGCCACAGCGCGGCCACACGCACCTGCGCAACGCCACCACGACGTGCGTGGCTCCGACCGGAACGATCAGCCTGCTGGCGGGCGTTGCCAGCGGCATCGAGCCGTACTTCGCCCTGGCCGTGGCCCGGCGTGTCCTCGATGGCACCGTCCTCACGGACGTATTGCCAGCGATCGATCGCGCGCTCGACGCTCTGGGAGATGCCAGCGAGCCGGCGCGGCAACACATCCTGGCACACGGCTCGATCGGCAAACTCGCCGCTCTCCCGGCGGCTCTCCGCCGTCGCTACCCGATCGCACTCGAGATCGCACCGGAGCGCCATGTCCGTATGCAGGCCGCCTTCCAGGCGCACATGGACGCGGCGGTGTCGAAAACGGTGAATCTACCCGCCGAGGCACCCCTGTCGGCCGTCCGGGGCGTGTTCCGACTTGCACACCGCTTGCGTCTGAAAGGGATCACCGTATACCGCTACGGCACGCGCCCGGGTCAGACTCTGTCGCTCGTGCACGGCAACACGAGACACGACTGCCGGGAATGCGCGGAATGA
- a CDS encoding type II toxin-antitoxin system PemK/MazF family toxin has product MKRGDVWTAAGGADYAGKPRPIVIVQDDRFDATRSVTICAFTSDPTEAPLFRVAVEPNETNGLRTTSRLMVDKIKTIPKAKLGTRIGELSHTDMVRVNRAMMIFLGLAG; this is encoded by the coding sequence GTGAAGCGCGGGGACGTTTGGACTGCAGCCGGCGGCGCTGACTACGCGGGCAAACCGCGTCCGATCGTCATCGTGCAGGATGATCGCTTCGATGCAACCAGGTCAGTGACGATCTGTGCCTTCACGAGCGATCCGACGGAGGCGCCGCTCTTCCGTGTCGCCGTCGAACCAAACGAAACAAACGGCCTCAGGACGACCTCGCGGCTGATGGTCGACAAGATCAAGACGATCCCGAAGGCGAAACTGGGTACACGCATCGGAGAGCTCTCGCACACCGACATGGTGAGGGTTAACCGCGCGATGATGATCTTTCTCGGACTGGCGGGATGA
- a CDS encoding antitoxin MazE family protein has protein sequence MPSVSKRTARTRKPISAREKVRVHRERLRAQGLRPVQVWLPDTRSPEFAAEASRQSRRVGSSRYAATDQAFIDAISTGDEE, from the coding sequence ATGCCGTCTGTGTCGAAGCGTACGGCGCGAACCAGAAAACCGATCAGCGCGCGCGAGAAGGTGCGGGTTCATCGCGAGCGCTTGCGCGCCCAGGGTCTCCGCCCGGTGCAGGTGTGGCTACCCGATACGCGCTCCCCCGAGTTTGCCGCGGAAGCTTCCCGACAGTCGCGACGTGTTGGGTCAAGCCGATACGCGGCCACGGACCAAGCCTTCATCGATGCGATCTCGACCGGGGACGAAGAGTGA
- a CDS encoding HAD hydrolase-like protein, with translation MASHLFFDLDGTVTDPRDGIVRCLAHALAALGRTVPPADVLERFIGPPLAPSFETLLGTADENVIREAIASYRERFSHTGIFENRVYPEIPSALSALTARGFSLYLVTSKADVFARRILDYFDLSRHFTRVYAPDLDDVRIVKATLLRRALASEGVAASAAAMIGDRRDDIEAARANGVRSIGVTWGFGTREELARAGANDIVSSAPELLALVSDV, from the coding sequence ATGGCCTCGCACCTCTTTTTCGATCTCGATGGCACGGTGACGGACCCGCGCGACGGCATCGTGCGCTGCTTAGCTCACGCACTCGCGGCCCTCGGTAGGACGGTCCCTCCCGCCGACGTCCTCGAACGCTTCATCGGTCCACCACTGGCCCCGAGCTTCGAGACCCTCCTCGGCACGGCCGACGAGAACGTCATTCGGGAGGCAATCGCCTCGTACCGGGAGCGGTTCAGCCACACCGGCATCTTCGAGAACCGCGTGTATCCGGAGATCCCGTCCGCGCTTTCGGCGCTGACCGCGCGCGGCTTCTCGTTGTATCTCGTCACCTCCAAAGCCGATGTCTTTGCGCGCCGGATCCTGGATTACTTCGACCTGTCGCGGCACTTCACGCGCGTTTACGCCCCGGACCTGGACGATGTGCGGATCGTCAAGGCCACGCTCCTTCGTCGCGCGCTAGCGTCGGAAGGCGTTGCCGCGAGCGCCGCGGCGATGATCGGCGACCGCCGCGACGATATCGAGGCCGCCAGGGCGAACGGCGTCCGTTCAATTGGCGTCACCTGGGGATTCGGGACGCGCGAGGAGCTTGCGCGCGCGGGAGCCAACGACATCGTGAGCTCGGCGCCGGAACTCCTCGCGCTGGTATCCGATGTCTGA
- the nagZ gene encoding beta-N-acetylhexosaminidase produces the protein MADAGRGRARELSTARDLCRAIGRLLCIGLPGPSIEVSTREQLVALCAGTVVLFRRNFESVDQLRALTAELHALPSRPLVAVDHEGGRVQRLNDPFTRFPPAAALGRRGDPELAYSVGLAMGRELAAAGIDLNFAPVLDVHSNPANPVIGDRALSSDPQVVASLGVALMRGLRDAGVIPCGKHFPGHGDTAVDSHRELPWVQRSRAELERTELVPFRAAVAAEIPMIMTAHVVFPALDPDRPATVSRAILSELLRGELGFGGVIASDDLEMRAIAGQQDIGAAAVASLRAGADMLLVCEHLARGGEVFAAVERAVLDGTLPSDVVVAAATRIEALREVCPGPAGDDCPLPNPAHRALVEHLELDPVTA, from the coding sequence GTGGCGGATGCGGGACGAGGGCGGGCGCGGGAGTTGTCGACCGCGCGCGACCTGTGCCGTGCCATCGGCCGCCTGCTCTGCATCGGGCTTCCGGGGCCGTCGATCGAGGTCTCGACGCGGGAGCAGTTGGTGGCGCTTTGCGCCGGTACCGTCGTACTGTTCCGTCGCAACTTCGAGTCGGTGGATCAGCTTCGCGCGCTGACCGCCGAACTGCACGCCTTGCCCAGCCGGCCCCTGGTTGCCGTCGACCACGAGGGCGGGCGCGTGCAACGCCTCAATGATCCGTTCACCCGTTTTCCCCCGGCGGCGGCACTGGGCCGTCGCGGCGATCCCGAACTCGCGTACAGCGTGGGCCTCGCCATGGGGCGCGAGCTGGCGGCGGCCGGCATCGATCTGAACTTCGCCCCGGTGCTCGACGTGCACTCGAATCCGGCCAACCCGGTCATCGGCGACCGGGCGCTGTCTTCCGACCCGCAGGTGGTGGCTTCACTCGGCGTCGCGCTGATGCGTGGCTTGCGGGACGCCGGCGTGATTCCGTGCGGGAAGCACTTCCCGGGTCACGGCGACACGGCGGTGGATTCGCACCGCGAACTGCCGTGGGTCCAGCGCTCGCGTGCCGAGCTGGAGCGGACCGAACTGGTTCCGTTTCGCGCCGCCGTGGCGGCGGAGATCCCGATGATCATGACCGCGCACGTGGTCTTTCCGGCGCTCGACCCGGATCGTCCCGCGACGGTGTCGCGCGCCATCCTGTCCGAGCTGTTACGCGGCGAGTTGGGCTTCGGCGGCGTGATTGCGAGCGACGACCTGGAGATGCGCGCGATCGCGGGGCAACAGGATATCGGCGCCGCGGCGGTGGCGAGTCTGCGTGCCGGCGCCGATATGCTGCTGGTGTGCGAGCATCTGGCACGCGGCGGCGAGGTCTTTGCGGCTGTCGAGCGCGCCGTGCTGGACGGGACGCTGCCATCGGACGTTGTGGTGGCAGCGGCAACGCGCATCGAGGCGTTGCGCGAAGTTTGTCCGGGTCCAGCCGGCGACGACTGTCCGCTGCCGAACCCGGCGCACCGAGCGCTGGTGGAGCATCTGGAACTTGATCCCGTGACCGCCTAA
- a CDS encoding amidotransferase, protein MRIHSFFHVPFEGLGSIADWAAVRGHVVTATPWYGGGAAPSPEAYDWLIVMGGPMGVYDEGEYPWLVDEKRAIAAAIGAGKRVLGVCLGAQLIADVLGARVSRNPHREIGWFPIELASEGASTRTGRSLAPIARGSQTPAPVFHWHGDTFDLPAGAVHVARSEACEHQAFSLDDRVVGLQFHLETTPASAAELIGNCPGDLVAGPYVQSAETMVADAGRFLRINAVMHALLDALTRS, encoded by the coding sequence ATGCGCATACACTCGTTCTTCCATGTCCCATTCGAAGGTCTGGGCAGTATTGCCGACTGGGCCGCGGTGCGCGGCCATGTGGTGACCGCGACGCCCTGGTACGGCGGTGGGGCGGCGCCGTCGCCGGAGGCGTACGACTGGCTGATCGTGATGGGCGGCCCGATGGGCGTGTACGACGAGGGGGAGTATCCGTGGCTCGTCGACGAGAAACGAGCGATTGCCGCGGCCATCGGGGCCGGCAAGCGCGTTCTCGGTGTCTGTCTCGGAGCGCAGTTGATCGCCGATGTCCTCGGTGCCCGCGTCTCCCGCAACCCTCACCGGGAAATCGGCTGGTTCCCGATCGAGCTCGCTTCGGAGGGGGCAAGTACGCGGACGGGCCGGTCCCTGGCGCCGATCGCTCGCGGTTCGCAGACTCCGGCCCCGGTTTTTCACTGGCACGGCGACACCTTCGACCTGCCGGCGGGAGCGGTCCATGTCGCGCGCAGCGAGGCCTGTGAGCATCAGGCGTTCAGTCTCGACGACCGCGTGGTGGGCTTGCAGTTTCACCTCGAGACGACGCCGGCGTCGGCGGCGGAGTTGATTGGCAACTGCCCGGGCGATCTCGTCGCGGGGCCTTACGTGCAGTCGGCGGAGACGATGGTCGCGGACGCGGGGCGGTTTTTGCGCATCAACGCGGTCATGCACGCGTTGCTGGACGCGCTGACGCGATCCTGA